Proteins from a genomic interval of Syngnathus typhle isolate RoL2023-S1 ecotype Sweden linkage group LG15, RoL_Styp_1.0, whole genome shotgun sequence:
- the LOC133167904 gene encoding fibroin heavy chain-like isoform X2, translated as MAGGMRRWYLRDASPPVLMLLAVVLALCRPSLQGGVIPAGVGGAAGTGTGAGTGYGSAGAGTGFRQGGAGTGFGPAGGGFGQGGAGGGFVGQGPGGFQPGTYGPGSGGVGGYGAGVKPPKTGGGYAGQGGVNGGFGPGQATGGRGLGAGGLGLGGLGSYGTGPGGASAAGLGPGSQGGVVGSQGASQGTGGGLVPGGGFGGSYGQGGSVQYPGLGGTGPKPPKSGYTPGGTGFGPGGAGVAPGGAGFGPGGAGFGPGGAGVGPGGAGFGPGSAGVGPGGAGFGPGGAGVGPGGAGAGPGTAGFGPGGAGYGPGGAGVGPGTAGFGPGGAGYGPGGAGFGPGTAGFGPGGAGFGPGGAGFVPGGAGLVPGGAGVGSSGKSGSKASKQLPGVGVPGLYQGGFVPSQDFLSRGVVPGVATGNGLGPQTGGGVLGQGADNGRGQQLPGVFRGYPLISPKSGVGKSKSPAKAAAKYGGVGAGALGQGGAGIPAGGVGLPGFGGGAGAIGGPGAVPGYGGGVGIGGGPGAVPGYGGGTGTTGGAGAVPGYGGRAGTGYGPGSAKALKYGQSGGVGTGATGGLGGPGGRGGAGYGPGGAGTGTGGAGTGTGGAGYGPGGAGTGTGGTGYGPGAAGTGFGGVGSGPVGGGYGPGSTGTGPGRAAPVLGGTGSGGYNADAKARKYGMMSGRLGSQGIGTGGVGPAGAGTGYGPGGVRPGGVGTGFGPSGTAAGFGPAASGGAGGFTGPGGAGTGFVPGRGGVSTGYGPGAGVGPGGTGYGPGGYAGAKANKYGVGGLGVGSGPSSGQGGGAGARQGAGGLPGSGVGTSGGPAGFGQGGAGGGTGYGQGGYNTGVAPGTGFGPGGGYGAGTGTGYGPGYGAGSKAAKYGQGGLGGGQGGLGGGAIGGGAGQGGLGGGTIGGGAGQGGLGGGVLGGGAGQGGLGGGVLGGGAGQGGLGGGVLGGGAGQGGLGGGVLGGGAGQGALGGGVLGGGAGQGGLGGGAIGGGGGQGGLGGGGLRGGAGQGFGTPGSKADKYGLPGGVQPGPGRGTGAPVNGTRVYMNGTNTGGATRATTGPGGRGTTQGTLAPLPEGGTRTDVGRDGREFDGGEGGPGSVIEGSGIAAGEGVGGRPFGAGVDGDGLGGTRIPILGGRPGLGGTPLPGSTGAAPGGGGAVQPTGTSEVLPGAKPLKPPGVPRGDTPGEGEGEARPDTGTDGRRWTGGTSAGPVGGSGIGFGPGGTSIAVGATQKPSKAYNPDGTKVGALPNGGGGATQVVRGGPGGAGSGPGVFGGGPGGAGSGPGVFGGGPGGAGSGPGVFGGGPGGVGIGTGVVGGGPGGVGTGIGGLGGVGAGTGGVGTGLTKPGKSYGAGGAGALPGGGLRYPNGAGVGLGGKPGKTYGNFGPGGQGGVGPGAYGGPGGGYGPGGTGTGTGGAGGGPGGFGTGLGGTGGGAGGVGSRTGTFGPVPGVTPGGVDTGLAKPGKSYGAGGAGVFLGGGLRFPTGAGSQVGVGPGGYGGTGGGGVGPGGVGTGSGVYGGGQGAVGRGPGGVGTSQGGMVPGSGLTKPGKSYGAGGAGNLPGGGYGTFGAGGQGGLGAGGYGGPGSAGTGLGNYGTGLGRYGTGPGGYGAGLGTYGGGPGAYAAKTGGRGVGSNIGGTGNLGAGAAGAGPGGLGGGPGYGAGGLGGYGGSRYSPGKPSKSYGAGAGGNRVGPAGYGTGAVGAGSGPGSFGTGGMGPGSYGPGYAGAGLGGAGNGAGGYGPGGGATGAGGARLGAAGNGAGGYGPGGGATGAGSYGTGGAGFDMRKPPKSGYGSSSLGGAGYGTGGFGPGGAGTGGFGPGGGIRPNGAGIGTGGYGPSAAGTGTGGFAPGGGFRPGGSSTGGFMAGNTGPGTGGFGPGGGFRPGGAGTGTGGLVPSGATKGTGGFPPRAAGMGIGGYGPGATGAGGFGPGGAGAGTGNYGPGVPSAGGGGFGPGGASAGGFGTGGQQFGTRKMQKPGGAISNGFGPGSYGPGGYGPGGTGTGSYGGQGGATNGFGGTAPGAYPGYMGAAQKSSAQKAAKYAAMQNLLGAGAYRGGGCQGKYCGRRRK; from the exons GTGGCTTTGTTGGTCAAGGTCCAGGAGGATTCCAGCCTGGCACCTACGGTCCAGGCAGTGGTGGAGTGGGAGGTTATGGAGCTG GTGTAAAGCCTCCAAAAACAG GTGGCGGCTATGCTGGCCAAGGAGGAGTCAATGGAGGCTTTGGACCAGGACAGGCAACCGGGGGTAGAGGTTTGGGTGCAGGTGGACTTGGATTAGGCGGTCTTGGAAGTTATGGAACTGGGCCCGGGGGAGCCTCTGCTGCTGGTTTGGGTCCAGGAAGTCAAGGGGGTGTGGTTGGATCACAAGGTGCCAGTCAAGGGACCGGAGGAGGCCTCGTACCTGGAG GTGGCTTTGGTGGAAGTTATGGCCAAGGCGGCAGTGTCCAGTACCCAGGACTTGGTGGAACTGGACCCAAACCTCCTAAATCAG GTTACACCCCAGGGGGAACAGGATTCGGACCTGGTGGTGCAGGGGTTGCACCAGGAGGTGCTGGATTTGGGCCTGGAGGTGCTGGATTTGGACCTGGAGGTGCAGGAGTTGGGCCTGGTGGTGCAGGATTTGGGCCTGGAAGTGCCGGCGTAGGGCCTGGTGGTGCAGGATTTGGGCCTGGAGGTGCCGGCGTAGGGCCTGGGGGTGCAGGGGCAGGGCCTGGCACTGCAGGTTTTGGGCCTGGGGGTGCAGGGTATGGGCCAGGAGGTGCAGGGGTTGGACCTGGCACTGCAGGTTTTGGACCTGGAGGTGCAGGGTATGGGCCAGGAGGTGCAGGGTTTGGACCTGGCACTGCAGGTTTTGGGCCTGGGGGTGCAGGGTTCGGGCCAGGCGGCGCAGGATTTGTACCAGGGGGAGCAGGGCTTGTGCCAGGAGGTGCAGGAGTTGGCTCAAGTGGGAAGAGTGGGAGCAAAGCATCAAAACAACTTCCAG GTGTAGGGGTTCCTGGACTATACCAAGGTGGTTTTGTACCAAGTCAAG ATTTTTTAAGCCGAGGTGTTGTCCCTGGAGTGGCAACAGGAAATGGACTTGGGCCGCAGACAG GTGGCGGGGTACTCGGCCAAGGTGCAGACA ATGGTCGAGGACAGCAGCTGCCAGGTGTTTTTCGTGGGTACCCTCTCATATCACCCAAGTCAG GAGTAGGCAAGTCAAAAAGTCCAGCCAAAGCAGCAGCCAAGTATG GTGGAGTTGGAGCAGGTGCCCTTGGTCAAGGTGGTGCTGGAATACCTGCAGGAGGGGTCGGTCTCCCTGGTTTTGGAGGCGGAGCTGGAGCAATAGGTGGACCTGGAGCTGTTCCTGGATATGGAGGAGGAGTTGGAATAGGTGGCGGACCAGGAGCTGTTCCTGGATATGGGGGTGGAACTGGAACAACAGGGGGAGCTGGAGCTGTTCCTGGATATGGCGGCAGAGCTGGAACAG GTTATGGTCCTGGGTCAGCCAAAGCGCTCAAATATG GGCAGTCTGGTGGTGTCGGCACTGGTGCAACCGGAGGccttggtggaccaggaggaaGGGGTGGTGCTGGATATGGTCCAGGTGGTGCGGGCACTGGGACAGGTGGTGCGGGCACTGGGACAGGTGGTGCTGGATATGGTCCAGGTGGTGCGGGCACTGGGACAGGTGGTACTGGATATGGCCCCGGTGCTGCTGGAACTGGGTTCGGTGGTGTTGGCAGTGGACCTGTTGGAGGAGGTTATGGGCCAGGTAGTACCGGTACAGGACCAGGAAGAGCTGCACCGGTACTAGGAGGAACAGGATCTGGGG GATACAATGCCGATGCCAAAGCCCGTAAATATG GTATGATGAGTGGAAGACTGGGGAGTCAAGGTATAGGTACTGGGGGTGTTGGACCTGCTGGTGCTGGCACAGGCTACGGACCAGGAGGAGTCAGACCTGGTGGTGTTGGTACAGGGTTTGGACCTAGTGGTACTGCAGCAGGGTTTGGCCCAGCAGCATCTGGTGGCGCAGGTGGATTTACTGGACCTGGGGGAGCTGGTACAGGTTTTGTACCTGGAAGAGGTGGTGTGAGTACTGGCTACGGACCAGGGGCAGGAGTTGGGCCTGGAGGTACTGGATATGGACCAGGAG GTTATGCAGGTGCCAAAGCCAACAAATATG GTGTAGGAGGACTTGGTGTTGGAAGTGGACCAAGTTCTGGACAAGGGGGTGGAGCGGGTGCAAGACAAGGGGCAGGTGGACTGCCTGGTTCTGGTGTTGGAACCAGTGGAGGACCTGCTGGTTTTGGACAGGGTGGTGCCGGAG GTGGAACCGGGTATGGACAAGGTGGTTACAACACTGGAGTCGCCCCTGGAACAGGCTTTGGGCCAGGTGGGGGTTACGGTGCAGGGACAGGAACTGGATATGGACCAG GATATGGCGCTGGCTCAAAAGCTGCCAAATATG GACAAGGTGGACTCGGTGGCGGACAAGGTGGACTTGGCGGTGGAGCAATCGGAGGCGGAGCCGGACAAGGTGGACTCGGCGGTGGGACAATCGGAGGCGGAGCTGGCCAAGGTGGACTCGGTGGTGGGGTACTCGGAGGCGGAGCCGGACAAGGTGGACTCGGCGGTGGGGTACTCGGAGGCGGAGCCGGACAAGGTGGACTCGGTGGTGGGGTACTCGGAGGCGGAGCCGGACAAGGTGGACTCGGCGGTGGGGTACTCGGAGGAGGAGCCGGACAAGGTGCACTCGGTGGTGGGGTACTAGGAGGCGGAGCCGGACAAGGTGGACTCGGCGGTGGGGCAATCGGAGGCGGAGGCGGCCAAGGTGGACTCGGTGGTGGAGGACTCAGAGGCGGAGCCGGACAAG GTTTCGGAACACCTGGATCCAAAGCAGACAAATATG GTCTACCAGGTGGAGTGCAACCAGGTCCAGGAAGAGGCACCGGCGCTCCAGTCAATGGCACTAGAGTGTACATGAACGGAACCAATACTGGTGGTGCTACTCGTGCAACAACTGGACCCGGTG GGCGAGGAACTACACAAGGGACACTGGCTCCACTTCCAGAAG GTGGGACTCGCACTGACGTGGGAAGAGATGGAAGAGAATTTGATGGAG GTGAGGGTGGTCCGGGCAGTGTGATAGAAGGTTCTGGCATTGCTGCAGGAGAAG GGGTCGGTGGCAGACCATTTGGTGCAGGAGTGGATGGAGATGGTCTAGGAGGAACAAGAATTCCCATCCTTGGAGGAAGACCAG GTCTTGGTGGGACTCCTCTTCCAG GATCCACAGGAGCGGCACCAG GTGGGGGAGGAGCTGTCCAACCAACCG GCACAAGTGAGGTCCTACCTGGAGCCAAACCTCTCAAACCACCAG GAGTCCCAAGAGGCGATACCCCTGGCGAAGGAGAGGGAGAAGCTCGTCCTGATACAGGGACAGATGGTCGACGTTGGACAGGAGGAACCAGTGCAGGACCAGTAGGAGGAAGTGGAATTGGATTTGGACCAGGAGGCACATCAATAGCAGTTGGGGCAACACAAAAACCATCTAAAG CATACAATCCAGACGGGACCAAAGTTGGAGCATTACCTAATGGAGGAGGAGGTGCCACCCAGGTAGTTAGAGGAGGTCCAGGAGGAGCTGGGAGCGGACCTGGTGTATTTGGAGGCGGTCCAGGAGGAGCTGGTAGTGGACCTGGTGTATTTGGAGGAGGTCCAGGAGGAGCTGGGAGCGGACCTGGTGTATTTGGAGGAGGTCCAGGAGGAGTTGGAATCGGAACTGGTGTAGTTGGAGGAGGTCCAGGAGGAGTTGGGACCGGTATTGGTGGACTCGGAGGAGTTGGGGCCGGCACTGGCGGAGTAGGAACCGGTCTTACAAAGCCTGGAAAAA GTTATGGTGCTGGTGGAGCTGGGGCTTTACCAGGTGGAG GTCTACGGTACCCAAATGGAGCTGGTGTAGGACTCGGAGGAAAACCAGGCAAAA CATATGGAAATTTCGGACCAGGAGGCCAGGGTGGGGTTGGGCCTGGTGCCTATGGTGGACCTGGAGGTGGTTATGGTCCAGGAGGAACTGGGACAGGGACTGGTGGAGCCGGAGGAGGTCCCGGAGGATTTGGGACTGGACTTGGTGGAACTGGAGGGGGGGCAGGTGGAGTTGGGAGCAGGACTGGCACGTTTGGACCTGTTCCAGGAGTTACGCCTGGTGGAGTAGATACAGGTCTCGCAAAACCTGGAAAAA GTTATGGTGCCGGTGGAGCTGGAGTTTTTCTAGGTGGAG GTCTACGTTTCCCGACTGGAGCTGGAAGTCAAGTGGGGGTTGGGCCTGGTGGCTATGGTGGTACCGGAGGTGGTGGTGTCGGTCCAGGAGGAGTTGGGACAGGATCAGGTGTATATGGCGGAGGACAAGGTGCTGTTGGCAGAGGTCCAGGAGGTGTCGGAACGAGTCAAGGTGGCATGGTGCCTGGATCAGGTCTCACAAAACCTGGAAAAA GTTATGGTGCTGGTGGAGCTGGAAATTTGCCAGGTGGAG GATATGGAACATTCGGAGCAGGAGGCCAAGGTGGCCTTGGAGCTGGTGGCTATGGTGGTCCTGGGAGTGCTGGTACCGGTCTTGGAAACTATGGTACAGGGCTTGGACGTTATGGCACAGGCCCCGGAGGTTATGGTGCTGGGCTCGGCACTTATGGTGGTGGACCTGGGGCCTATGCTGCCAAGACAGGAGGCAGAGGTGTGGGTAGTAATATCGGTGGAACTGGAAATCTTGGAGCAGGAGCTGCTGGAGCGGGTCCTGGAGGTTTGGGAGGAGGACCAGGTTATGGTGCTGGTGGACTGGGGGGATATGGTG GTTCAAGGTATAGTCCTGGAAAACCATCAAAAA GCTATGGGGCAGGAGCTGGTGGAAATAGAGTTGGGCCTGCCGGCTATGGAACTGGAGCAGTTGGAGCCGGTTCTGGTCCAGGAAGTTTCGGAACAGGTGGTATGGGGCCTGGATCTTATGGGCCTGGCTATGCGGGAGCAGGATTGGGCGGtgctggaaatggagcaggtggCTATGGACCAGGTGGTGGTGCCACAGGAGCTGGGGGAGCAAGATTGGGCGCtgctggaaatggagcaggtggCTATGGACCAGGTGGTGGTGCCACAGGAGCTGGGAGCTATGGAACAGGTGGAGCAGGATTCGACATGAGGAAGCCGCCTAAATCTG GATATGGTTCATCATCACTTGGAGGAGCAGGCTATGGCACTGGTGGCTTTGGACCAGGCGGTGCTGGTACAGGTGGATTTGGACCAGGTGGTGGCATCAGACCCAATGGTGCTGGCATAGGAACAGGTGGCTATGGACCAAGTGCCGCTGGCACGGGAACCGGTGGCTTCGCACCTGGTGGTGGTTTCAGACCAGGTGGTTCCAGCACAGGAGGCTTTATGGCTGGGAATACCGGCCCAGGAACAGGTGGCTTTGGACCTGGTGGTGGCTTCAGACCAGGTGGTGCAGGCACTGGAACAGGTGGACTGGTGCCAAGTGGTGCTACCAAGGGCACAGGAGGCTTCCCGCCACGTGCTGCTGGCATGGGAATTGGTGGATATGGGCCAGGAGCTACTGGAGCAGGCGGCTTcggtccaggtggtgcaggcgCAGGCACAGGTAATTATGGACCTGGTGTTCCCAGCGCAGGAGGAGGTGGCTTCGGCCCAGGTGGTGCCAGTGCAGGTGGTTTTGGAACAGGTGGCCAACAATTTGGCACAAGAAAAATGCAGAAACCAG GAGGTGCTATTTCCAATGGATTTGGACCAGGCAGCTATGGCCCAGGGGGATATGGTCCTGGGGGAACTGGGACGGGCTCTTATGGAGGTCAAG GGGGTGCTACCAACGGCTTTGGTGGAACAGCtcctggagcctatcccg GATACATGGGAGCTGCACAAAAAT CCAGCGCGCAGAAGGCAGCCAAGTACGCCGCCATGCAGAACCTGCTGGGAGCCGGCGCCTACAGAG gtGGCGGCTGTCAGGGCAAATACTGCGGCCGAAGGAGGAAGTGA